The stretch of DNA ATTTTTGTATCCAGTTACCAGTCCTTCCCGTTGGCCGCCGGGTCGCGCGGGCGCAGGATCTGCGCTTTCTTTTGATCATCGGCATAAGTGCGGAGGAAAGACCTGGCCTCGTTGCGGCTGAAGCCGGTGGCCTCGTTGGCTTCATCACCAGCGTCCTCGGCCTGCTGGCCTTCCTGGTCCTGAGGTTCGCCTTTGTTGGCAGCCTGAAGATCGCCTTCGGGCAGTTCCTCCTCTTTCTTTTCGCCATCCTGTTTGCCCAGGCTTTCCTTGCGGCTGCGGTCCTTGTCATTTTTGCCTTTGCCGTCCTGCTCGCCATCGCCGTCCCCTTCCTCACCTTCTTCGCCTTCGCCCTTCTGGCCTTTTTTCTTGTCACCCTTTTCGCCTTTGTCGCCCTTTTGCTCCTGCTGATCCATCTGCTTCTGGAGTTCATCCAGGCGCTTTTTCACGAACTCGCGGTTCTCCCGCAGATTGTCATTGGCGGGATCCAGCTTGATGGCAGCGTCGAAATGCTTGACGGAATCCCGCCAGGTTTTGAGGGTGAATTTGGGCTGCTTGGCCAGGGACCGGTCGCCCTGGTCATAGAGGCTGTGGGCGATGCCCTGGTGCGCCTGTTTTTGTACCGGACGCTCCTCTGATTCCAAAGCCTGGCTGAAGGCACCAACGGCACGGTCATAATCGGCAATCTGATGTGCGGCGAAGCCCATGGCCTGCGCATACCGGTGGCGAAGGTGTTCCGGTGGATTTTCTTTGATCAGCCGGTTGAACAGATCAGCGGCCAGCTTGTGATTGCCATTTTTCAGCGCGTCCTCCGCCTCCTGGGGCTGAACCTGGTTGCGATTAAAAATGGAAGCCCAAACGGAGCGGGCGGCGGCCGGTTCAGCACGAACTGTACTTTCGCCCGCGCCCAGACAAAGCAGGGCGAGCGCCGGGGCCAGCCGGCTGCGGGCGGGAGAGGAGCGGAGGGACCAGGCAATCATAAGTAACAATACACCCATAGACAACGGCCACTGAAAACGTTCGACCGGTTTGACAAGTTGCCGGGCTTCGTTGGTCTGGGCCTGAAGGGCCGAGAGCAGGTCCCGCACCACGGTGACGGCCAATGGCTGGGAGCCCAGCTTCAGATACCGGCCTCGTGTGGCGGTGGCGATCTCCTGAAGGACGTTGCCTTGGAGCGTGGTTTTGACAACATTGCCAGCGCGATCCCGGACGTAGTCACCAACGCGGTCAGGATCCGGGTCAGGAATCAGGGAACCTGTTTCCGTACCGACGCCGACGGTGAGAACAAGGACGTTCTTTTTGGCCGCCTGCTGCGCGTATTCTTTGATCTGGGCGTCAGGCTCCCCCCCGTCGCTGAAGAGGATGAGGCCATGGTTGCGGGCTGGATTTTTTTCGAAGGTTTCCATGGCCAGCTTCAAGGCCTTGCCGATGTCGCTGCCGCCACGTGGAACGGAGGTGAAATCCAGGGACTGAATGGCCTCGATAATGGCCTCATGATCGGTGGTCAGTGGAGCCTGCAGATAAGCATTGCCGGCAAAGGCGATGAGGCCGACACGGTCGGTTTTCAGGGAAGCAAGTACGTCCTGAGCTGCCAGCCGGGCACGGGTGATGCGGTC from Prosthecobacter sp. SYSU 5D2 encodes:
- a CDS encoding VWA domain-containing protein; the protein is MTFAHPALLYFLLALPLLAGLRSWASFRAGKIVGAMTAPRLRRDLIVGISTWRANLIFALQLIALACFIFAMAQPRWGEDKIIQIESGRNVIIAMDTSRSMLANDVSPDRITRARLAAQDVLASLKTDRVGLIAFAGNAYLQAPLTTDHEAIIEAIQSLDFTSVPRGGSDIGKALKLAMETFEKNPARNHGLILFSDGGEPDAQIKEYAQQAAKKNVLVLTVGVGTETGSLIPDPDPDRVGDYVRDRAGNVVKTTLQGNVLQEIATATRGRYLKLGSQPLAVTVVRDLLSALQAQTNEARQLVKPVERFQWPLSMGVLLLMIAWSLRSSPARSRLAPALALLCLGAGESTVRAEPAAARSVWASIFNRNQVQPQEAEDALKNGNHKLAADLFNRLIKENPPEHLRHRYAQAMGFAAHQIADYDRAVGAFSQALESEERPVQKQAHQGIAHSLYDQGDRSLAKQPKFTLKTWRDSVKHFDAAIKLDPANDNLRENREFVKKRLDELQKQMDQQEQKGDKGEKGDKKKGQKGEGEEGEEGDGDGEQDGKGKNDKDRSRKESLGKQDGEKKEEELPEGDLQAANKGEPQDQEGQQAEDAGDEANEATGFSRNEARSFLRTYADDQKKAQILRPRDPAANGKDW